The genomic segment TTCTATACTGATGACTAGTGACTATGCACTGTTTATTACCTGTTATTTGCATTATTGTATGTGGGTCATCAGTATCGAACAACGTCCTTGCTCTTTCAGCGCTAGAACATTGATTGAAAACTATTAATGTCTTGCCACCAAAATATCTCGGGGACATTTCCTTGTCAGCCCAGCAAGGTcaaaagaagaaagagaaaaacaGCATTGGGTCCAGATCCCGAGTTGCTTTCGAGTTTTTCTAACTCAATATTATGCTACgtgtcttttttcttttttaggtTGTGGTGCAGATTTAGGAAGTTTCACCAAAATAGAAAGCCCTTAAAAGTTATCTATTTTACATGCATACTACTGACATCATAATTAATTGCTTTTATTTTGGACTACGGAATGTTTAAACTTATTCTGGAAATGTCTGTTTATGTAATTAAATTAATCAGTAGTAATTGTTTTGCCAAAACAGAAAATTGAAGCAAGAGCTGAAGCACTGTGTAGAGGAACTCCGCTGCAACATTGTAGTGATGAAAGGTTCGCAACCAAAAGTCTTGAGACTCAATTTAGGATGCTCAGATGGGCTGGAAACCCCGTTCTTTTCTGCTGCGTCTTCACCACTTATGGACATTGGAAAGTTGAAAGGCCATAAGAAGAAGCATGCCACTCCAGTGAGCAGCCCTGAAGAAACAAGTACATCCTGTACAAGAACAACAAGGGAAGGCTCAATATCGAGTTTCAATAGTGCCGCCTCTATTTTCCTTGTCTATGAACAGAATCCTCTTTTTGAAGGTCCGCAGAAAGGGACTTATAGACTAATTGATGAGCAAAATGATTTGGAAGAGTCATTATCAGCTATTGACTCAAAACATGAAAGAGTTATAACTCTTTCTAAAATTCCAAGATCTGTGGCTGGTGATCAGAGCATATTCTGGATTCCACAAAGCCACGCCCTTGATGGAAAGCCACCTAATCCTCGAAATTACAGAAATGGCAACAAAAATGTATTTTCCTCTTCCAGTACTCTGTTTGATAAAGATGTGACATCAGGTAGAATTGGGCTTAACCCAACGAATAACAACGAATATATTATCAATTCAAGCATTAGGGATGCCGTCTCTTTAGGAAGAACTTCCTCAGTACCTCCTCCACTGTGCTCAACATGTCAACACAAAACACCAATGTTTGGAAAGCCGCCAAAACAGTTCTCGTATAGAGAGCTAGAGGAAGCTACAGAAGGGTTCTCAGAAAAGAATTTTCTGGCAGAAAGCGGGTTTGGTGTGGTTCATAGGGGAGCGCTAAGAGATGGCCAGGTTGTTGCAGTGAAGCATTTGAAGTTCGGTGGTTCTCAAGCAGATGCCGACTTCTCTCGTGAAGTTCGGGTTTTGAGCTGTGCACAACACAGGAACGTTGTGTTGCTAAATGGGTTTTGTATTGAGGGCAATATGAGGATGTTGGTTTATGAGTACATATGCAACGGCTCCTTAGACTTTCATTTACATGGTATGCTTAAAAACATAAGCCGTTACTCCTTACTCTTCCTTGAATGTTAGGCATTTTTTGTTTGCGCATACCATTTGAAGCTTCAATTTAATAACAGCTCATTACTTCTTCTGAACTTTATGCTAATGGCAGGAAACAGAACCCCTCTAGAATGGCATGCAAGGTTAAAGATAGCAACAGGCACAGCCCGTGGCTTACGGTATCTTCATGAAGATTGTAGAGTGGGTTGTATAGTCCACAGAGATCTACGACCCAATAATATCCTCCTAACCCATGATTTTGAACCTATGGTACTTGAAACAATTCCTAACTTATTCcttaaaagggaaagaaaaaaaaaaggaaatccGAAGTCCTTCCTTCTTGTTATGCTTCAAGTCAATATACTCTCTAAATAAATACTATGATCAGCCATGATAATCCCGTGCAACAGAATTATATCATGTATGATATTAATCATTGTCTTATTTGTTTAGGTTGCAGATTTTGGGCTTGCTAGGTGGCACTCTGAGTGGGACATCAGTACCGAGGTTCAAGTGTTTGGTTCAGCAGGGTACTTATTTCTAAACCATTCATAACGATAATTTTAATTGGAAATAAAGGATGAACCAGAAAAATTGTCTATCTGACCAGGCTTCAATTCTCAGGTATCTTGCACCAGAATATGTGGATGGTGGGCAAATTACGCATAAAGTTGATGTGTATGCGTTTGGCTTGGTTCTTTTGGAGCTGATGAGTGGCCGCAGAATCACCGAGTTGCAACATGCAAATGAACAGCTTTTTCTGGCTGATTGGCTCAGTCCATTAGCCACCATGGAATCATATTATCAGTTACTTGATCCCACCTTGGCTTCTGATCAATCCCCTGATTTCCTTCGTCAGCTAGATGCCATGGGACGAGCTGCTTCCTTATGTCTTCGTCGAGATCCCGACTGCAGACCCCAAATGTCAAAGGTTTCCGAGCATTTCCTTTCCAAAATTAGAATCTTTAACTTTAATCAAATGTCTACTACCACTATTTAGAGAAAATAAACTTAGAAACAAAATAGCATTTCTTATTGACAATTTTATAATACTACTCTTAAAGTACCGCACTAACAcacttatatataaaaaaatactttAGTCTTGCTATCTTTGCTAATTTGCATTTTGAAGATACATACATGTACTTGTTAAAAAAAAACTTGTGCACAGTCGAGGTGATCTAACTGAAACTCATTTCCTTTGCTATTGTAGGTTCTCAGGGTGCTAGAAGGAGGAGATCTAGTCGTTCCAGTGGGTTCAGACGTGAACTCAATCGGTAGTAGAAGTGGTCATTTGAATGGTTTAAGTTCACGCGCAAAACCTGAACTGAGAATCAGTCATTCTCGTAGGCTGTCACATTAAGAATAGATTGCGTGGTAAGATATATCTGCCTAGGATCTCTATATAAAAAGTCGAAATTTATTCTTCATGACCATCGATTTGCATTTTCATTGGGACTGTTGTGCAACTAGAGTGTCAAATTTAGTAGCAATGTTTGTTGTCGCGTAATGTAATTATAAGTAATGTATCTATACAAAAGATTAAAAAAGAGATTAATCAAAAGACAATTTAGGATTTTTGTCCTAGATGAGTTtcagtttatttatttaatatttgaaatttttatttaattaattttttaagaatttattaaaaaaataataatcttttgaagaattaaaaagaaaaatatttttaaaatttttaaaattattttgaatttcaatattttacaagaaatatatattttttaattttaaattattttttattttaaattatacacaCGACGCTTACGTAGCAATGACAAGTCAGTAATCTGTTAGCTACATAGAATAAAATTTAACGGAAGTCTCACTTTACAACATTGTGAATAATTAGAGAGTAATTTTTTACGGTTCAAAAAAATCAGGGGCACAATAATGTATTGGTCataatttaaaggaaaaaaaatattaaatagcctaattaaaaatttgaataatGAAGAGTATTTTATAGATATAAAGATTTACTATAGCaaaagttttaaaaatttaatggAGTGGTATTTTAACATCATTTCTTTAtattttaaagaatttttatCACAGAAGTGATTGGGGATCCTCTTATGCAAGAGGGAGAAAAAGAAGTTTTATTTTTGCAAAGAGAGATAGGTTATTTGTGAAACTAAAAAGTGAGAGAGGGAGAAGGTTTTTGTATCACTAAAATACCAACAATTAAAAGTAATCGCACCAATAACAATAATGATATTAAAACTAGTAACCCTATTGCCAAATTGGTCAACGTCGTGTGGACTAACACCACTACTCAATGCGCGTCTGCAAAATACTAAAAATCAAAAGTAATTGCGTCAATAACGATACTGATGTCAAAACTCATAATGCTACCAAATTGGTCAATGCAGGCTATCACCAAAATCCAAATTCTTTGTCATAGTAAAGTAATTTGTGTTTCCATTCTAGACGAAGGTTCTAGAGTATTCAGATTTGTACTCATATGACAGGTAAAGATATGTGCTCCCACTTTTTATACTAAAATATTACGTACTTACGTAGCAAAAATATTTTAGCTaatcacatattttttttaactattcACATTTATTTAAGAACCAACAATTAAAAGTAACCGCACCAATAACAATAATGATATTAAAACCAGTAACCCTATTGCCAAATTGGTCAATGTCGTGTGGGCTAATACCACTACTCAATGCGCGTCtgcaaaatactaaaattcaaaAGTAATTGCGTCAATAACGATATTGATGTCAAAACTCATAATGCTACCAAATTGGTCAATGCGGGCTATCACcaaaatccaatttctttgtCATAGTAAAGTAATTTGTGTTTCCATTCTAGACAGAGGTTCTAGAGTAGTGAGATTTGTATTCATATGCCAGGTAAAGATATGTGCTCCCACTTTTTATACTAAAATATTAAGTACTTACGTagcaaaaaaaaacaaataatgaCGAAAACAAATAAACTTTTGTTCAAATGTATACAAGTAAATGCTTATTGCTTGCGCGGATTAGAAATATGATAGAGAATTCTTTACTTTGTTTCTATCATTACATTATTTCCTTCTAGCATAAATAAAAATTGTATTTATGGCATGAATACTTTATATTTTCGGGTTTATACACTTAtatacctatttttttttttcaatgacaAAAATACCAAATGTTGTGTTTTTGTTACATCTATCACTACCAAGTTTGTTAAGTGCTACCATGGCTATTATGATAACATGTATCTCACTATTCGACCACTTcataatatttttgtaaaaaaattattgatttattttaaaaattagaaaaaataaatgtaagaaataaataatttaatcaattaaaaaaaaatcttctcATCgtcgctttttttttttttttcctctccTTCAATTCTTCCCcccaacttcttcttcttcttctttatggtCTCTACAGATCACCCAAACTGATGGGTGTCGTGTGTCGTGTCAAAttcaattattattttctttttagtaTTACTAATTATATAAGTATAACAGTAAATACGAGTGGAACCCACGAGGACTAcattcaaattattattcaacaATTAACAACGAAAATTAAAGaagggattttttttttcaaattgaaacttaaatagcataaacataaaagcAATAATGACTTGATATTACGATTTAAAGAAACAGGTAAGAATCATTCTCCACCCTCCACAATCATTCAAGACCAACAATAATTAACATTATTCTGatttcccaattaaattattaaccTCGTAGATAATgttgaagcagtcaattatcccaatctctCAATTACAattaatcaaggcgaagcgctcaataattaaatctttatactAAGCAATAGATCCATGAATCATGTAATCTATTTAACCTATGAATAACATTAATTCATGTGGAGATAGGCTAATCTAAGCAACAAATCAATTTAACATATAATtcgtttaacctaggttctaaacTTCATCACAATTAATAATACCTACGACAATACTATCAATTGAAAATTACCACATACACttagaaccctaaactattaggtgaatagtaattcttagatgatagtagaataatgaaaCATCCTAATTAGTTGGTCATCTAGCAAGATATCACATATTCCATAACATtaatcatagaagaatagaagcaatttaacattggagaaatcaagaaataacattcattattgaaaatcaagaattcatgtgtttgggttttgaattaacccttaacctaaaagaagattactccataatcacaaatgttgactgtgtttttagccaacgacgtgagaacgtaaaaaacgataaaccttcaagagaatttaaacgacacagacagtttaatcaagaaaaataaataacacaggagattttatagtggttcagccccgatcagtcggtaatagcctaatccacttagagttgtgattatagatctgtactaaagatcagatggactgagccaactgaatttcttcagtacagattgcaaaaatacaagaatcttttcaaataccagcactttctctctctagaatactgaGACCCagattttctctctctagaatactcagacccaaattttcccaaaagtctagaaagaagaagcagaagcccctctctaatcccataagccctctatttataggcttagggtcatacatctgatatcccctagaatcgggatattttattatatttattacatttaaattacaaaaaacattaaaaatgtaacaaaaccccccatttgtgggaagaatgagagattc from the Humulus lupulus chromosome X, drHumLupu1.1, whole genome shotgun sequence genome contains:
- the LOC133803170 gene encoding inactive protein kinase SELMODRAFT_444075-like is translated as MFRDAIEGSVSKRAATSVVDKVVVAVKAERVISKAALAWALTHVVHPGDSITLLAVLPSERAGRKFWRFPILAGDCASSHREKLPDRISEISESCSQMVLQYHNQIEVTVRVKVVVDTLAGAVAAEAKGNGANWVILDKKLKQELKHCVEELRCNIVVMKGSQPKVLRLNLGCSDGLETPFFSAASSPLMDIGKLKGHKKKHATPVSSPEETSTSCTRTTREGSISSFNSAASIFLVYEQNPLFEGPQKGTYRLIDEQNDLEESLSAIDSKHERVITLSKIPRSVAGDQSIFWIPQSHALDGKPPNPRNYRNGNKNVFSSSSTLFDKDVTSGRIGLNPTNNNEYIINSSIRDAVSLGRTSSVPPPLCSTCQHKTPMFGKPPKQFSYRELEEATEGFSEKNFLAESGFGVVHRGALRDGQVVAVKHLKFGGSQADADFSREVRVLSCAQHRNVVLLNGFCIEGNMRMLVYEYICNGSLDFHLHGNRTPLEWHARLKIATGTARGLRYLHEDCRVGCIVHRDLRPNNILLTHDFEPMVADFGLARWHSEWDISTEVQVFGSAGYLAPEYVDGGQITHKVDVYAFGLVLLELMSGRRITELQHANEQLFLADWLSPLATMESYYQLLDPTLASDQSPDFLRQLDAMGRAASLCLRRDPDCRPQMSKVLRVLEGGDLVVPVGSDVNSIGSRSGHLNGLSSRAKPELRISHSRRLSH